The DNA region ATCAGGACAAAAACTATGCTGTTTGAGACATGGAACACAGGTTTGAACGCAGTGCAGCAAGAAGGACGCAGCACGAGGACAAGGACGCATCGAGGCTTCACAAGCCGCGCCCCTCGCTCTAGATCGGTTTTCTGAAACAAACAGAAATGCCACAGGAGAGCCCCATGCCGCCGATGACGGAAATCTTGAAGCTGTTTGAACAGACAGCGCTTTCCGTTGGAGGCATCATTCTCGATATCTACCGCGCAGGACCCGACGTCCGCCTGAAGGGCGACAAGACGCCGGTGACGGAGGCAGACGAGGCCGCAGAACGCATCATTCTCTCAGCGCTTGCAAGGGATCTGCCCGAAATTCCGGTTGTGGCCGAGGAAGAAGCGGCGGCGGGACGGCTCCCCGACATTTCCGCTGGTCGTTTCATCCTTGTCGATCCGCTCGACGGCACGCGCGAATTCATCGGCGGACATGACGATTTCACCGTCAATATTGCACTCGTCGAGAACGGCGAGCCCATCGCAGGCGTCGTCTATGCCCCGGCTCTCGGCACCGCCTATCTGGGCGCCGAAGGCAAGGCAGAACGTCTGGCTGTCGGCGCAAGTTTCGAGGTCAGCGAACGCCGACCGATCCGCACGCGTCTGCGCCCGCCGGCTCCGTGCGCTCTGATCAGCCGCTCGCACAACAGCGAAGCGACCATTGCCTTCATTGAGGAGGCCAGCATTCCCGAAAGGCGTGCCGTAGGCTCGTCGCTTAAATTCTGCCTGCTGGCGGAAGGCAATGCTGATGTCTATCCGCGCTTCGGCCGCACCATGGAATGGGACACCGCAGCCGGCGATGCCGTTTTGCGGGCAGCAGGCGGTATCACCGCCACGACCAATGGGGCGCCGCTCACCTATGGCAAGCGCGAACAGGACGATGCGCCCTTTGCCAATCCCAACTTCATTGCCTGGGCAGACCCGCACAAGCGGGGATGAGTTTCAGGAATTTCCCTTTGTAATCAAAGAGCCGCCGTGTATTTCATCCCCCACCCGCGACGGGGCCGCATACTTCTCCTCCATCGCCCGCCGCTGCAATCCGCAGCCGGGCCACAGAGAGGAGAGACCGATGGCCGACACCACGACCCGACTGGACCTGCCTTACATCCTGCCCGCCCAGGCGCAGAAGCACGTCACGCATAACGAAGCCCTGCAGAGACTGGACGCTGTCGTTCAGCTGGCGATCGACAGCGAGCGCAGCGATCCGCCGGAGAGCCCCGTCGAAGGCGAGATCCACTGGATCGGCGGCCCGGGTGTCGGCGCCTTTGCCGGACGAGACGGCATGCTGGCCGCGCGTCAGGATGGTGTCTGGACCTTCATCGCCCCACAGGCCGGTTGGCAGGCGGCCTTCCGGGACAGCGGCTCCTTCATGATCTTTGACGGCAGCGAATGGCGGGTTCCGGCCCTGCCGGACGAGCTCCATGCCGACCGGCTTGGCATATCCGGCACG from Rhizobium glycinendophyticum includes:
- the cysQ gene encoding 3'(2'),5'-bisphosphate nucleotidase CysQ; protein product: MTEILKLFEQTALSVGGIILDIYRAGPDVRLKGDKTPVTEADEAAERIILSALARDLPEIPVVAEEEAAAGRLPDISAGRFILVDPLDGTREFIGGHDDFTVNIALVENGEPIAGVVYAPALGTAYLGAEGKAERLAVGASFEVSERRPIRTRLRPPAPCALISRSHNSEATIAFIEEASIPERRAVGSSLKFCLLAEGNADVYPRFGRTMEWDTAAGDAVLRAAGGITATTNGAPLTYGKREQDDAPFANPNFIAWADPHKRG